GCCATAGATACCGGAGCAACAACGAACCCTATGGCTCACAACCTTGTCATGTACCTTGATGACGAGGAGGTTTACAGTGCACCCCTGAGTCCGTCGGCTGCCGCAAGGCTTGAACAGTACCCTATATACTCATGGCAGGCTTCCACCGGAGGAGACGAGGAAAGTCAGGCACAGGCTGAACAGTTGCAGATACACCTGCGTGCAGGTGCGCTTCCTGTAAATGTGGAACTTATGGGTTCGGGACATGTGGACGCATCCCTTGGTGCCCAGTTCAAAAGCCAGGCAGTTATCGCAGGGTTGCTTGCACTGTTTGCAGTTGCATTCGTTGTTTACAGGCGCTACCATAAGCCAGAGATACTCATACCAATGGTGGGAACCTCTGTCAGTGAGGTTATCATGATCCTTGGTTTTGCAGGTGCCATCGGCTGGCAGCTCGACCTGCCCAGTATCGCAGGTATTATCGCGGTAATCGGTACCGGTATTGACCACCTTGTGATCATCACGGATGAGGTGCTCTATGAAGGAAAGCTTCCTCCAAGAAAAGTATATCTTTCAAGGATAACAAAGGCATTCAGCATAATATTTGCCGCCGCAGCGACAACTATCATTGCCATGTCACCACTTGTGGTAATGGGATTCGGAGCCCTCAAGGGATTTGCCATTACGACTATCGTAGGTGTGTTGATAGGCATACTGATCGCAAGGCCGGTATACGGGAAGGTTATCCATGAGATACTCGAATCAAGAGCAAGTAAAACTGCTGAGTAAGACATAAGGTGAGGAAATGAGAGACATATGGACCGTAAAGTACAGGCCCTCAAAACTCGATGACATTGTTGGCAATGAAGGATCCATTGATACTATGAGGAAGCTCATACATTCAAAGAATCTTCCTCACCTTGTCCTTTACGGGCCTGAGAACACCGGTAAGTCATCCGCTGCCTTTGCCATGGCCAGCGAGATATATGGAGATGATTACCAGCGGAATTTCACCTATTTTAACGCATCTGACTTTTTCGAGCAGGGAAAACGCTACATTGTCAGGGATAAAAGGTTTGTCCGTATAATCGGAACAGATGATCCAAAAAAGATAAAGAAGAGTGTTATCTCCATTTTCAAGGAAGTTGTCAACGAATATGCAAGTATGGGGCCCCTGGATTCGGATTTTAAGGTAATATTCATAGACAATGCCGAGTCACTGAATTCCGATTCCCAGCATGCCCTAAGAAGGATTATGGAAAAGTATACTGCAACATGCAGGTTCATACTTTCCACCACACAGGCTTCAAAGCTCATTTCCCCCTTACGCTCAAGAGGCCTACAACTCTTCTTCACGCATGTATCCGATGACAAGCTTGAAAAGTTCATAAGGGATATAGCTGACAGGGAAGGTCTTTCGCTAAGCGATGACGGAGTCTATGCAATCGGCTACCATGCAAAGGGAAATATTGCAAAGGCGCTGCACACCCTGCAGCTTGCATCCATAAGCTCGGACAACGGGACCATCGGTGCACAGGAGATATATGATGCCACCTTCATGGAAAAATCAGATAATATAACCCATCTTTTCAATGCGGCAGTATCAAAGAACATTCTGGATGCCCGAAAAGCCATTGATGCCCTGATACTCGAAGATGGCATGTCCGGACAGGAGATACTCCTGAAGCTGTACCAGATGGCAATCGATTCCAATGAAAGCGACCCTGTGGTTGCACAATGGATCATTAAAATGGCTGATACCGACTTTTATATGACAGAGGCGGCTAACGAAAGAATACAGCTCGAAGCACTTGTTGCCGGTTTCAACCAGCAGATCAGCTCCTGAAAAGCCAAAATCTATCAGAAACAATCTATCTGGTGCAAATGACAGCAAAAGCAAATCCCGATCCTGACTTTTTTAAAGCATGCAGGGAAATCCTGGAGATGGTGATAAAAAAAGAGATCACCGACAAGCAGCAGTTAAACGAGGCAAAGAAGAAGATTTCCAAGAAGTACAGACTTTCCTGCCTTCCTAAAAACGCCGATATAATAGTTACCGGAAACGATGAAGAGCAGGAGACCGTCAGGGATATTCTGCGCCGCAAACCTGTACGTACCATATCGGGTGTGGCCGTCATTGCAGCAATGACCTCACCGGCACCCTGCCCCCACGGAGTCTGCCTGCCCTGTCCGGGCGGACCGGATTCTGAATTCCATTCGCCGCAAAGCTATATGGGCAGAGAACCCTCCACGATGCGTGCGATCCAGTATGAGTACGACCCATACAGGATAGTTACCGGAAGACTGGAACAGTTAAAGCAGATAGGACATGAGGTAAAAAAAGCCGAGCTAATCGTCATGGGCGGCACTTTTTCTGCCAGGTCCATCGATTACCAGCAGTGGTATACAAAACGCTGTCTGGAAGCAATGAATGACTTTTACGGGAAATCCTGGCGCCAGGAAGTTCATACCATAGGCAAGCAGTTACCCTATGTGACCCTGGAAGATGTGCAGCGGATGAACGAGACCGCAGCTATCCGGAATACGGGCATTACCTTTGAAACAAGACCTGACTGGACATCGACCCAACATGTGGACAGGATGCTCGAACTCGGAGCTACCAAGGTGGAGATCGGTGTACAGAGTACCTATGATTTCGTCCTTTCCCGGATGAAAAGAGGACATACGGTGGCTGACAGTATTGAAGCTAACCGTATTCTCAGGGACAGCGGCCTGAAAGTAGGATTCCATATGATGCCCGGACTTCCCGGAATGGATGAGGAAAGGGAGATCAGAAACTTTAAGAGGGTGTTCAACAATCCCGGATTTAAACCAGATTATCTTAAGATATACCCCACGCTTGTCACGGAAGGCACCGAACTCAATGAAATGTGGGCTCGCGGAGAGTACCGGGCAATCAGCGATGAGGATGCAGTGGGATTGCTTGCCGATATAAAGTCGTTTGTACCGGAATGGGTGCGAATGCAGCGTATCCAGCGCGACATACCCGCCCAGCAGATACTGGACGGAGTCAGAAAGAGCAATATAAGACAGCTTGCCAGGGAGCGTCTGATACAAAACGGAGAAACTTGCCGGTGTATCAGATGCCGGGAAGTCGGACATAACATCCTGCAGGGCAGAGAGCCCGATGTGGATAATATCGACCTCAAGACTATGAGTTATGACTGCTGCGGCGGTAAGGAACACTTCATAGCATTCGAAGACAGGGTTCAGGACATCCTGATCGGATTTATAAGACTGAGATTCCCTAACAGACCTCACAGGAATGAGCTGGAGAGCGCAGCCCTGGGAAGAGAGCTGCATGTATATGGCTCCATGGTGCCTGTTGGTGATAAGGCCGGGGGCCATGACTGGCAGCACAGAGGATACGGAGCCGAGCTCGTGGCACATGCAGAGAAGATAGCCCGGGATGCGGGTTACAGCAAACTGGCAATAACGAGTGGCATAGGTGTGAGGAGATACTATCAGCGCCTCGGCTATGAACGTGACGGAGTGTATATGTCGAAAAGATTGTAGGTTGGCGGGATAATATTTATTTCCGATGAAAGTTATAAACCAGAGAAAGAAAATAAAAACCTTGCCTGTTCCTATTATATGCGAATCATGGCATACATAAAAAGGAGACTTAATGTCAGAAAATGAACTTCTTGAAGAAATACTGAAAAACCTGCAAGCCATAAACACAAAACTTGACAGGATAGTCGGAAAAAAGGAGTCATTTTCCGAGCCTGAAAAGGAAGATATCACAGATTCGCTGGATATCATGACCTTGCTCTCGCTTCCGGATCATCTGCGCACCACGGCTACAACTCTTTTTGAGATCGGGCCTGCAACCGCAGAGGAAGTATCCAAAGTGACATTCAAGGAAAGAGCGGTTGAAAGTAACTATCTCAATCAACTGGTCAGAATGGAGCATGTTGAAAAATACAGAGAGGGAAGAAAGATCTATTTCCGTATCAGGGAAAAATAAAATCAGAAGCTTTTTAAGCTATGACAAAATCTTCCAGAGTGAGATAAAAACTTAGAACTGCACAGGACGAACAAATCAAAGAGGAAATAAAGATGACTTTTACACTGGCCGTACACTCTTCAAAGGGGGGCACCGGGAAAACCAGTATTGCAGTCAACCTTGCGGCAGCATATGCGCAGGATGGAAAAAACGTATGTCTTCTGGATGTAGATATCAGGGGACCTTCTCTGTGTAGTATATTCAAACCTGAAACCTATTTCTGGGTAAATGACCTGCTATCCGGAAAGAGAGGTATAAATGACACCATACATGATGTCAGTGATGAATTCGGAACAGAAGGTAAGTTCTTTGTGGGTTACTCCAACCCAGATATCAATGAAATACGTGAGATTGCAAGAAAAGACCGTAACTGGCAATCCACTGCACTGAGAAACCTTATCAGTGGGAAAAAAGAGCTTGCAAGCAAGAACATCGACATAATCATCTTTGACACAAGCCCGGGAGTCAAATATGAGTCTATCAACGCAGTTGCTGCATCCGATCTTGTACTGATAGTACACAACTCCTCTGCCGCATGTGACAATTGTACCGATCAGTTGATCCAGGGAATATACTCACCATTGAACAAACAGTGTGCAATAGTCGATAATATGTATCATCAGAATGTCCTCGAGACTCCGGATGAGAAAAAATTCGGAATCGACGTAGTTGCACGGATACCATGTATGTGCAACGTGGCCACCAGAAACAGAGAGATACTCACACTGGCCGAGCCGGAACATGTTTTCTCAAAGTCGATATATAGTGCAAAAGAGAAAATAGACCGCCGTTACCGATAAAACTGACTGCATTCACTTTTTCCTATCATCGTCTTTTTGCTCGATTATAGGAAGTACCTCATTATACAGGTAATCGTCCATATTTTCGGATCTAATCCTGCTGAAATCCTCTTCTATATCTTCTGATGATAGTATTATCTCCTTGACTATAGAGAAGAAGAAAAATGCTACAAATGCAGCACTAAGAGCCAGAACCACTCTTTCAAACGGATATAGGAGTATCACCGAATTGAACATTTCAGCGTTCAGGTCGAAGATATAGGCATATGCGATGCTGCCTACCAGATGATCAGAAAGAATACCGATCAAAGCTGCAAAGAAAAGTGAGACAAATATGTAGACTCGGGAATGAATAGATTTTATGCTGTTCTTTTCAAAAGCAATGAAAGCTATCAACACAACAATATGGAACCATGGATAGAAAAAAGCTTCTCTTCCCACAGGAAACAGGTACCAGATGAAGATAAGTGCTCCGAATATACTTAAAGCTGCCTTTTGTTGCCTGTTGACTATAAGACCAGACACAACCGAAGCAAGCATTATGAAAAACGGTGAAAGCATACGAAAAGCATCCCTGCTTATGTAGCCGGGATTATTGAGCTCATGCAGAAATAAGCCAATAAAAGATATTAATGCGCCCCATACAGGCCCGTAGAGCATACCATTCAATGAACCAAAGGCAACAATGGAACTTATCCTTGTACCATCTATCCCTATCACACCTGTCAGGTCAGGCAGGTAGCTGGAGAAATACGTAAGAATAATACCAAACAGAAGATAGATGAAACTGACATTTTTCCTGATCTTCAGTTTTGGAAGCATTGGTGGCATATCAGAACCAATCAAGGAAAGTAATTTATATATAAGTTTACATTGGAACCTGCCTTCAGGTGTTCTGAAATAAATTTTTAAATAATTATAATCAGCTATTAGTGGAAAAATGATTCTCTGCACATATAATTTTTTACTTCTATAATACAAGAACTTGAATCACTTTTAGATACACCAGATTCTAACTGTATATTAATAGTGTAAATTAATTTGTTCTATAGCCAATATTTTAAAATATAAAACTAAATTATAAAAATATAAGGCACATATAATTTGTATTTACTATCAAAAGTAATATATAGAACATAATTTATCAAATGACGGAAAAAGATGATATTTCAGTAAAAAGCCTCATGATACTTATTCTGACACAAGCATCTACAAAAAAATAAAAAATTATACTATTAAACTAATATCATATCATGAATATAATCTTATATTTCGGGATACCTTTAAATAAAACTTTGTATATACAGTAAGTTATCACAGTATAAAATGATGTGTTCATGATTATAAATTCATAGATTTTAAAAACAATAAATGGAGATTTAAGATGAAAATAAGAGTTGTAAGTTCAAAAGAGGAAATCAACACACTTGGACCAAATGAAGAGATCGTGCATCTTGCATTCAGACCTTCAAACACCGATATTTTTTCACTGGTAATGAAATGCCCAAGTGTCAAGGCGCTCCACATACCAAGCTCATACAAGAGGACGATTTCCAATTCCGCAAAGATGTACCTCGAGATGCAGGGAATCGACCTCCTTGAAGGCGATGTATGGGGCCACAGGAAAGATATAAACGAATACTCCGAAGTATCACAGACCGTTTACGACCGCATTGATCAGTACAGGGAAGAAGGATTCTCAGAAGATGAGATCGAGGACAAAATGGTAAGAGAGACCAGACTCAGTCCGGATTTCATTAAGTTCCTTGTCAGGCAGAACAACTAAAACTAAAAAGGGCCTCTGGCCCACAATTATTTATTACTATTTTTCACCGTATATCTGGACGAGTACTTTTCTTGAACGCGGACGATTATCCAGGTCTATAAATATAATCTGTTGCCAGGTCCCGAGCTGAAGGTTTCCGTTGAGCAGGGGAAAAGATTCACTCTGACCGATCAGTGAAGCTCTGACATGAGAATGTCCGTTTCCGTCATGCCATTTTTCATTGTGCTTGTATGTGATACCCTGCGGCACCAGTCTTTCCAGCGTCTCCTGAAGGTCAGATATGAGACCGGATTCATATTCAATAGTAGTTATGGCAGCAGTAGAACCCGGCGCGAACACCATGGCTATGCCGTTCATGATCCCCGATGACGCGACGATATCCGACACATCAGGAGTGATATCGATTATATCCGCATTCCCTTTCGTATCAAATTCTATATATTCGCTTACCACTACCAAACAAAAACACCCTATCAGTCCATCTGGTTTATCTTCAGGCCTATTGCCGAAGTAACTATAATAAAGACAACAAGTGCGCCCACAAAGCCGTAT
The window above is part of the Methanolobus zinderi genome. Proteins encoded here:
- a CDS encoding secondary thiamine-phosphate synthase enzyme YjbQ, producing MVSEYIEFDTKGNADIIDITPDVSDIVASSGIMNGIAMVFAPGSTAAITTIEYESGLISDLQETLERLVPQGITYKHNEKWHDGNGHSHVRASLIGQSESFPLLNGNLQLGTWQQIIFIDLDNRPRSRKVLVQIYGEK
- a CDS encoding MinD/ParA family ATP-binding protein, with translation MTFTLAVHSSKGGTGKTSIAVNLAAAYAQDGKNVCLLDVDIRGPSLCSIFKPETYFWVNDLLSGKRGINDTIHDVSDEFGTEGKFFVGYSNPDINEIREIARKDRNWQSTALRNLISGKKELASKNIDIIIFDTSPGVKYESINAVAASDLVLIVHNSSAACDNCTDQLIQGIYSPLNKQCAIVDNMYHQNVLETPDEKKFGIDVVARIPCMCNVATRNREILTLAEPEHVFSKSIYSAKEKIDRRYR
- a CDS encoding AAA family ATPase, with product MRDIWTVKYRPSKLDDIVGNEGSIDTMRKLIHSKNLPHLVLYGPENTGKSSAAFAMASEIYGDDYQRNFTYFNASDFFEQGKRYIVRDKRFVRIIGTDDPKKIKKSVISIFKEVVNEYASMGPLDSDFKVIFIDNAESLNSDSQHALRRIMEKYTATCRFILSTTQASKLISPLRSRGLQLFFTHVSDDKLEKFIRDIADREGLSLSDDGVYAIGYHAKGNIAKALHTLQLASISSDNGTIGAQEIYDATFMEKSDNITHLFNAAVSKNILDARKAIDALILEDGMSGQEILLKLYQMAIDSNESDPVVAQWIIKMADTDFYMTEAANERIQLEALVAGFNQQISS
- a CDS encoding tRNA uridine(34) 5-carboxymethylaminomethyl modification radical SAM/GNAT enzyme Elp3, translating into MTAKANPDPDFFKACREILEMVIKKEITDKQQLNEAKKKISKKYRLSCLPKNADIIVTGNDEEQETVRDILRRKPVRTISGVAVIAAMTSPAPCPHGVCLPCPGGPDSEFHSPQSYMGREPSTMRAIQYEYDPYRIVTGRLEQLKQIGHEVKKAELIVMGGTFSARSIDYQQWYTKRCLEAMNDFYGKSWRQEVHTIGKQLPYVTLEDVQRMNETAAIRNTGITFETRPDWTSTQHVDRMLELGATKVEIGVQSTYDFVLSRMKRGHTVADSIEANRILRDSGLKVGFHMMPGLPGMDEEREIRNFKRVFNNPGFKPDYLKIYPTLVTEGTELNEMWARGEYRAISDEDAVGLLADIKSFVPEWVRMQRIQRDIPAQQILDGVRKSNIRQLARERLIQNGETCRCIRCREVGHNILQGREPDVDNIDLKTMSYDCCGGKEHFIAFEDRVQDILIGFIRLRFPNRPHRNELESAALGRELHVYGSMVPVGDKAGGHDWQHRGYGAELVAHAEKIARDAGYSKLAITSGIGVRRYYQRLGYERDGVYMSKRL
- a CDS encoding DUF1699 family protein, giving the protein MKIRVVSSKEEINTLGPNEEIVHLAFRPSNTDIFSLVMKCPSVKALHIPSSYKRTISNSAKMYLEMQGIDLLEGDVWGHRKDINEYSEVSQTVYDRIDQYREEGFSEDEIEDKMVRETRLSPDFIKFLVRQNN
- a CDS encoding transcriptional regulator, which translates into the protein MSENELLEEILKNLQAINTKLDRIVGKKESFSEPEKEDITDSLDIMTLLSLPDHLRTTATTLFEIGPATAEEVSKVTFKERAVESNYLNQLVRMEHVEKYREGRKIYFRIREK